The following coding sequences lie in one Kryptolebias marmoratus isolate JLee-2015 linkage group LG5, ASM164957v2, whole genome shotgun sequence genomic window:
- the si:ch211-199g17.2 gene encoding uncharacterized protein si:ch211-199g17.2 isoform X1: MQPALSGTSQLSDSLKAYLNNKSRLQPIIGLGSIGECVNVASGNRETLYLCEACACRLATADIRNHILGSHHRFNYIKACHPHLVSEWQQSPDLSKLAWPLMELAKTLEGKEGPGEVQLFEVPDAVYRRITTERESDAAFLMTALRDERGRSGSCSDAMPLHYPFESHRIVLHARSQPGASGVLDSAGMKPHEMSAPPIPANRAPVCSQYTPTSHHTSPEPSVLSDDDNFSGDVSGGKPLIGLVRVDELRSENGGSYGFLCHCCRIRSNEKDIFDHLTSYSHLSNYLMETQPDLLNLMNEDTEANFQLLRSLADQVEQHEGRGELKIINVPESFCRQITGKSYHWCLSMLSSGWVNTNIQKRREAVKGVTKPLMPTEIPAVTSKRAKREKPRKKRKKKTDPMFNVSFPLRKGAMLLERTSFRRDNLLELAPSLLPERDQISLPAGGGLKCDPAPFESCDAKGPSGLQTSQLEQDLCDGDVDPGDYVPETHIKVTVFQDAEGIDSVHFKQPSRETETEDHMVYGGRWHGPQRLYEDWQNEDVPAQSEGLFPAVSHSGDWCPYKSYYRQEDDSDRWFSSASAQTSVDESRQMEGNLNSCAVQRHRRQNRQMAWDSAGSGSGSVWGRPDLPGEVASFIEAAQTNVRTHSAHGGSVPPQPGVRFHETEARFNCYYTEPQHRMTRSTADRVSQRSNGQNTGPGTNRKRYGAYPVSRGEGVGGTSMQPNAFIRPGQAAYYGAGSDIYYRTGL, from the exons ATGCAGCCAG CACTTTCAGGCACGAGCCAGCTGTCCGACTCTCTGAAGGCTTACCTGAACAACAAGAGCAGATTACAGCCCATCATTG GCCTGGGCAGCATCGGCGAGTGTGTGAACGTGGCTTCAGGGAACAGAGAAACGCTGTACTTGTGTGAAGCGTGTGCGTGTCGCCTCGCTACAGCTGATATCCGGAACCACATTCTAGGAAGTCACCACAGATTCAACTACATT aaagcCTGTCACCCTCACTTAGTGTCTGAATGGCAGCAGAGCCCTGACCTGTCTAAGCTGGCTTGGCCACTGATGGAGTTGGCCAAGACGTTGGAGGGAAAGGAGGGACCAGGAGAAGTCCAG ctgtttgAAGTTCCAGACGCTGTTTATCGGAGGATTACtacagagagagaaagtgaTG CAGCATTTCTGATGACCGCCTTGAGAGACGAGCGGGGCAGGTCTGGGAGCTGTTCCGACGCGATGCCTTTGCACTATCCTTTCGAGTCGCACAGGATTGTTCTGCATGCGCGCAGCCAGCCAGGAGCTTCAGGGGTGCTCGACAGCGCTGGCATGAAACCGCACGAGATGTCGGCACCTCCGATTCCTGCAAATCGAGCTCCTGTCTGCTCTCAGTACACACCTACATCACATCATACATCACCTGAGCCCTCTGTGCTGTCCGACGACGACAACTTCTCTGGAGATGTCTCAGGAGGCAAGCCTCTTATTG GTCTCGTCCGTGTAGATGAGCTGAGAAGTGAAAACGGCGGCTCGTACGGTTTCTTGTGCCACTGCTGCCGCATCAGATCCAACGAAAAGGACATATTTGATCACTTAACCAGCTATTCCCACCTGTCCAACTACTTG ATGGAAACTCAACCTGATCTTCTCAACTTAATGAATGAAGACACTGAAGCCAACTTCCAGCTTCTCCGATCTCTGGCCGACCAAGTGGAGCAACATGAGGGCAGAGGAGAGCTGAAG ATTATAAATGTACCAGAATCCTTCTGTAGGCAGATCACTGGCAAAAGTTACCACTGGT gtttaagTATGCTGTCGAGTGGATGGGTGAATACTAACATCCAGAAAAGAAGAGAAGCTGTCAAAG gTGTGACCAAGCCTTTAATGCCCACGGAGATCCCTGCAGTGACGTCAAAACgagcaaaaagagagaaaccacggaagaagaggaagaaaaagaccGATCCCATGTTCAATGTAAGCTTTCCTCTCCGCAAAGGCGCGATGCTGCTGGAGAGGACGTCCTTCCGGAGGGACAACCTCCTCGAGTTGGCTCCGTCGCTTTTACCTGAGCGGGATCAGATTTCACTGCCAGCAGGCGGAGGGTTAAAATGTGACCCTGCACCGTTTGAAAGTTGCGACGCCAAAGGACCCTCGGGCTTGCAGACCTCTCAGCTCGAGCAAGATCTCTGTGACGGAGATGTGGACCCTGGTGACTACGTGCCGGAGACGCACATCAAGGTCACAGTGTTTCAAGACGCCGAGGGAATTGACAGCGTGCACTTTAAGCAGCCCAGCAGGGAGACGGAGACAGAGGATCATATGGTGTATGGAGGAAGATGGCACGGTCCTCAAAGACTTTATGAAGACTGGCAAAATGAAGACGTCCCTGCTCAGAGTGAGGGCCTGTTTCCTGCTGTGTCCCACAGTGGGGACTGGTGTCCTTATAAGTCTTACTACAGACAGGAGGACGACTCTGACAGGTGGTTCAGTTCAGCATCAGCTCAAACAAGTGTGGACGAGTCAAGACAGATGGAGGGAAACCTAAACTCCTGTGCTGTTCAACGTCATCGCCGTCAGAATCGGCAGATGGCGTGGGactctgctggttctggttctggcagCGTGTGGGGCCGTCCCGACCTGCCCGGTGAGGTAGCTTCCTTCATAGAAGCCGCTCAGACAAACGTGCGGACGCACTCGGCGCACGGTGGCAGCGTTCCCCCGCAGCCCGGCGTAAGGTTTCATGAGACTGAAGCTCGCTTCAACTGTTACTACACTGAGCCACAGCACCGCATGACCCGGTCCACAGCCGACCGGGTCAGCCAGAGGTCGAACGGCCAGAATACTGGACCCGGAACAAACCGCAAGCGTTACGGGGCGTATCCAGTCAGCAGAGGAGAGGGTGTTGGGGGGACGTCGATGCAGCCAAATGCTTTCATTCGACCTGGACAAGCTGCGTATTACGGCGCCGGTTCTGATATTTATTACAGAACTGGACTCTGA
- the si:ch211-199g17.2 gene encoding uncharacterized protein si:ch211-199g17.2 isoform X2, translating into MQPALSGTSQLSDSLKAYLNNKSRLQPIIGLGSIGECVNVASGNRETLYLCEACACRLATADIRNHILGSHHRFNYIKACHPHLVSEWQQSPDLSKLAWPLMELAKTLEGKEGPGEVQLFEVPDAVYRRITTERESDAFLMTALRDERGRSGSCSDAMPLHYPFESHRIVLHARSQPGASGVLDSAGMKPHEMSAPPIPANRAPVCSQYTPTSHHTSPEPSVLSDDDNFSGDVSGGKPLIGLVRVDELRSENGGSYGFLCHCCRIRSNEKDIFDHLTSYSHLSNYLMETQPDLLNLMNEDTEANFQLLRSLADQVEQHEGRGELKIINVPESFCRQITGKSYHWCLSMLSSGWVNTNIQKRREAVKGVTKPLMPTEIPAVTSKRAKREKPRKKRKKKTDPMFNVSFPLRKGAMLLERTSFRRDNLLELAPSLLPERDQISLPAGGGLKCDPAPFESCDAKGPSGLQTSQLEQDLCDGDVDPGDYVPETHIKVTVFQDAEGIDSVHFKQPSRETETEDHMVYGGRWHGPQRLYEDWQNEDVPAQSEGLFPAVSHSGDWCPYKSYYRQEDDSDRWFSSASAQTSVDESRQMEGNLNSCAVQRHRRQNRQMAWDSAGSGSGSVWGRPDLPGEVASFIEAAQTNVRTHSAHGGSVPPQPGVRFHETEARFNCYYTEPQHRMTRSTADRVSQRSNGQNTGPGTNRKRYGAYPVSRGEGVGGTSMQPNAFIRPGQAAYYGAGSDIYYRTGL; encoded by the exons ATGCAGCCAG CACTTTCAGGCACGAGCCAGCTGTCCGACTCTCTGAAGGCTTACCTGAACAACAAGAGCAGATTACAGCCCATCATTG GCCTGGGCAGCATCGGCGAGTGTGTGAACGTGGCTTCAGGGAACAGAGAAACGCTGTACTTGTGTGAAGCGTGTGCGTGTCGCCTCGCTACAGCTGATATCCGGAACCACATTCTAGGAAGTCACCACAGATTCAACTACATT aaagcCTGTCACCCTCACTTAGTGTCTGAATGGCAGCAGAGCCCTGACCTGTCTAAGCTGGCTTGGCCACTGATGGAGTTGGCCAAGACGTTGGAGGGAAAGGAGGGACCAGGAGAAGTCCAG ctgtttgAAGTTCCAGACGCTGTTTATCGGAGGATTACtacagagagagaaagtgaTG CATTTCTGATGACCGCCTTGAGAGACGAGCGGGGCAGGTCTGGGAGCTGTTCCGACGCGATGCCTTTGCACTATCCTTTCGAGTCGCACAGGATTGTTCTGCATGCGCGCAGCCAGCCAGGAGCTTCAGGGGTGCTCGACAGCGCTGGCATGAAACCGCACGAGATGTCGGCACCTCCGATTCCTGCAAATCGAGCTCCTGTCTGCTCTCAGTACACACCTACATCACATCATACATCACCTGAGCCCTCTGTGCTGTCCGACGACGACAACTTCTCTGGAGATGTCTCAGGAGGCAAGCCTCTTATTG GTCTCGTCCGTGTAGATGAGCTGAGAAGTGAAAACGGCGGCTCGTACGGTTTCTTGTGCCACTGCTGCCGCATCAGATCCAACGAAAAGGACATATTTGATCACTTAACCAGCTATTCCCACCTGTCCAACTACTTG ATGGAAACTCAACCTGATCTTCTCAACTTAATGAATGAAGACACTGAAGCCAACTTCCAGCTTCTCCGATCTCTGGCCGACCAAGTGGAGCAACATGAGGGCAGAGGAGAGCTGAAG ATTATAAATGTACCAGAATCCTTCTGTAGGCAGATCACTGGCAAAAGTTACCACTGGT gtttaagTATGCTGTCGAGTGGATGGGTGAATACTAACATCCAGAAAAGAAGAGAAGCTGTCAAAG gTGTGACCAAGCCTTTAATGCCCACGGAGATCCCTGCAGTGACGTCAAAACgagcaaaaagagagaaaccacggaagaagaggaagaaaaagaccGATCCCATGTTCAATGTAAGCTTTCCTCTCCGCAAAGGCGCGATGCTGCTGGAGAGGACGTCCTTCCGGAGGGACAACCTCCTCGAGTTGGCTCCGTCGCTTTTACCTGAGCGGGATCAGATTTCACTGCCAGCAGGCGGAGGGTTAAAATGTGACCCTGCACCGTTTGAAAGTTGCGACGCCAAAGGACCCTCGGGCTTGCAGACCTCTCAGCTCGAGCAAGATCTCTGTGACGGAGATGTGGACCCTGGTGACTACGTGCCGGAGACGCACATCAAGGTCACAGTGTTTCAAGACGCCGAGGGAATTGACAGCGTGCACTTTAAGCAGCCCAGCAGGGAGACGGAGACAGAGGATCATATGGTGTATGGAGGAAGATGGCACGGTCCTCAAAGACTTTATGAAGACTGGCAAAATGAAGACGTCCCTGCTCAGAGTGAGGGCCTGTTTCCTGCTGTGTCCCACAGTGGGGACTGGTGTCCTTATAAGTCTTACTACAGACAGGAGGACGACTCTGACAGGTGGTTCAGTTCAGCATCAGCTCAAACAAGTGTGGACGAGTCAAGACAGATGGAGGGAAACCTAAACTCCTGTGCTGTTCAACGTCATCGCCGTCAGAATCGGCAGATGGCGTGGGactctgctggttctggttctggcagCGTGTGGGGCCGTCCCGACCTGCCCGGTGAGGTAGCTTCCTTCATAGAAGCCGCTCAGACAAACGTGCGGACGCACTCGGCGCACGGTGGCAGCGTTCCCCCGCAGCCCGGCGTAAGGTTTCATGAGACTGAAGCTCGCTTCAACTGTTACTACACTGAGCCACAGCACCGCATGACCCGGTCCACAGCCGACCGGGTCAGCCAGAGGTCGAACGGCCAGAATACTGGACCCGGAACAAACCGCAAGCGTTACGGGGCGTATCCAGTCAGCAGAGGAGAGGGTGTTGGGGGGACGTCGATGCAGCCAAATGCTTTCATTCGACCTGGACAAGCTGCGTATTACGGCGCCGGTTCTGATATTTATTACAGAACTGGACTCTGA